The genomic DNA TGAAATCGAGCGACATCATCATTGTAGGAGGCGGGTTAAGCGGGCTTACGTTAGCTTATTTGTTAGCACAGAAGAATATAGAATCCATCGTTTTAGAAGCTTCTCCAAGGTTAGGAGGCAGAATACAAACAGTTACAGGGGCACTAGATACTCCCCTGGAATTAGGAGCCACCTGGTTTTCTGATATGCACCCGAATTTGCTTTCCCTGGTGAAGGAGTTAGGGCTGACGACGTATCCGCAGTTTTCAAAAGGGATATCCTTATTTCAAACAAAATCATTCGAGCCCCCGCAAAAGTTCTTTGTACCGGAAGCAGAAGCTCCCTCTTACAGGCTTGCCGGAGGCACCCAGACCTTGCCTGATACCTTAGCTAAGAAATTAGCTGCGCCAAGCATCCGGTTCAATACAAGGGTAACAGCCATCAGAGATGCTGAAGATAGTGTGCTTGTAGAAACCGCAACCGGGGAAGAGATCAGGGCCGGTAAAGTAGTGCTCTGCTTGCCACCCCAACTAGCGGCTGCAAACATTACGTTTTCTCCAGCGCTACCAGAACCTGTGCTCGAAATTCTGCCAACGGTGCAAACATGGATGGCAGGTGCTGTTAAGTTCACCTTAGAATATGGGGAGCCGTTCTGGAGAAAGGAAGGCTATTCGGGTATGTTGTACAGCCACGCCGGCCTTATTGCAGAGATGTATGACCACACCAATTATGAAGAAGACAAATTCGGCTTTACAGGTTTTCTAAGTGGCGGCGCAGCATCCTATTCCCAGGAGGTGCGAAAAGAGTTT from Pontibacter liquoris includes the following:
- a CDS encoding flavin monoamine oxidase family protein yields the protein MKSSDIIIVGGGLSGLTLAYLLAQKNIESIVLEASPRLGGRIQTVTGALDTPLELGATWFSDMHPNLLSLVKELGLTTYPQFSKGISLFQTKSFEPPQKFFVPEAEAPSYRLAGGTQTLPDTLAKKLAAPSIRFNTRVTAIRDAEDSVLVETATGEEIRAGKVVLCLPPQLAAANITFSPALPEPVLEILPTVQTWMAGAVKFTLEYGEPFWRKEGYSGMLYSHAGLIAEMYDHTNYEEDKFGFTGFLSGGAASYSQEVRKEFVLRQLGELLGEKALAPTAYFDKVWTDEFILAGTQVIQRPHQNNGHPFLQQSYMNGKLFFAGTETATAFAGYMEGAVLSAKSIAERL